The Sylvia atricapilla isolate bSylAtr1 chromosome 3, bSylAtr1.pri, whole genome shotgun sequence genome has a window encoding:
- the COL10A1 gene encoding collagen alpha-1(X) chain: MHLQISLLLLFCLNNVHGGDGYFSERYQKQSSIKGPHFLPYNVKSQGVQVRGEQGPPGPPGPAGPRGQPGPAGKPGFGSPGPQGPPGPPGPPGFSAVGKPGVPGLPGKPGARGLNGEKGEPGPVGLPGARGPQGPPGTPGPAGLTVPGKPGPQGPPGAQGSRGPPGEKGEPGIPGINGQKGENGFGIPGRPGGRGLPGPQGPRGPPGPAGIGKPGENGLPGQPGLKGDRGFPGAPGAVGLPGPQGLPGEPGEVGIGKPGPMGPPGAAGIPGAKGHPGPAGLPGSPGLPGFGKPGLPGMKGHRGPEGPPGLPGPKGDQGPAGVPGEPGPVGPPGSMGPHGLKGLPGENGLPGPKGDMGPAGHPGFPGAKGERGLPGLEGKPGYPGEQGLAGPKGHPGLPGPKGDTGPAGLPGLPGPMGPQGAKGVPGTNGEPGPRGPSGIPGIRGPIGPPGLPGAPGAKGEPGAPGLPGPAGISTKGLSGPMGPPGPPGPKGSSGEPGLPGPPGPPGPPGQAVIPQMPEGYVKAGESRELSGISFIKGGVNQALTGMPVSAFSVILSKAYPAATVPIKFDKILYNRQQHYDPRTGIFTCRTPGLYYFSYHVHAKGTNVWVALYKNGSPVMYTYDEYKKGYLDQASGSAVIDLMENDQVWLQLPNSESNGLYSSDYVHSSFSGFLFAHI; encoded by the coding sequence GTGTGCAGGTGAGGGGGGAACAAGGACCCCCTGGTCCCCCAGGCCCCGCTGGACCAAGAGGACAACCAGGTCCTGCAGGAAAGCCAGGGTTTGGAAGTCCAGGTCCCCAAGGTCCCCCTGGCCCCCCAGGACCACCTGGCTTCTCTGCGGTTGGAAAGCCAGGAGTGCCAGGTCTACCAGGAAAGCCAGGAGCAAGAGGACTAAATGGCGAGAAAGGAGAACCTGGACCTGTTGGACTCCCAGGAGCAAGAGGACCGCAAGGGCCGCCCGGCACCCCGGGCCCTGCAGGACTGACTGTCCCTGGCAAGCCAGGACCACAAGGCCCTCCAGGAGCTCAGGGGTCAAGGGGACCCCCTGGTGAGAAGGGAGAGCCAGGTATCCCAGGTATAAATGgacaaaagggagaaaatggaTTTGGAATTCCAGGCCGCCCAGGTGGCAGGGGTCTTCCAGGCCCACAGGGACCCCGGGGCccccctggtcctgctggcaTAGGGAAGCCTGGTGAAAATGGCCTGCCAGGTCAGCCAGGTCTGAAAGGTGACCGAGGTTTTCCAGGTGCACCTGGAGCAGTTGGTCTCCCAGGTCCCCAGGGTCTCCCAGGCGAACCCGGAGAAGTTGGCATTGGCAAGCCTGGGCCAATGGGaccaccaggagcagcaggtaTCCCTGGAGCCAAGGGACATCCTGGACCTGCAGGGTTGCCCGGATCTCCGGGACTCCCAGGTTTTGGAAAGCCAGGATTACCAGGGATGAAGGGACACAGAGGGCCTGAAGGTCCCCCTGGACTTCCAGGACCCAAAGGAGACCAAGGTCCTGCTGGCGTGCCAGGAGAACCAGGGCCAGTCGGGCCACCAGGGAGCATGGGCCCTCATGGACTCAAAGGTTTGCCTGGTGAGAATGGCCTGCCTGGGCCCAAAGGTGACATGGGCCCTGCAGGCCACCCGGGATTCCCAGGGGCCAAGGGGGAACGAGGCCTACCAGGATTAGAGGGAAAACCAGGATACCCAGGTGAGCAGGGTCTTGCTGGTCCTAAGGGGCACCCAGGTCTCCCAGGTCCAAAAGGTGACACGggccctgctgggctgcctgggctGCCAGGTCCAATGGGTCCACAGGGAGCCAAGGGAGTGCCAGGGACCAACGGTGAGCCGGGCCCCAGAGGGCCTTCAGGAATACCTGGGATCAGAGGTCCCATTGGCCCCCCTGGCCTGCCAGGAGCCCCAGGTGCCAAGGGTGAGCCAGGAGCACCAGGACTGCCAGGCCCAGCAGGCATTTCCACAAAAGGCTTAAGTGGACCCATGGGACCACCTGGACCCCCTGGGCCTAAAGGCAGCAGTGGTGAGCCTGGCTTGCCCGGCCCTCCAGGTCCTCCTGGCCCCCCTGGCCAAGCTGTAATCCCACAGATGCCCGAAGGCTATGTTAAAGCAGGAGAGTCTCGGGAGCTATCAGGGATATCTTTCATAAAAGGAGGAGTAAACCAAGCTCTGACAGGGATGCCGGTGTCTGCTTTCAGTGTCATCCTCTCAAAAGCCTACCCTGCAGCAACAGTCCCCATCAAATTTGATAAAATCTTGTACAATAGGCAGCAACACTATGACCCCAGAACAGGAATCTTCACTTGCAGGACCCCTGGACTGTACTATTTCTCCTACCATGTACACGCAAAAGGAACAAACGTTTGGGTTGCACTCTACAAAAATGGTTCCCCAGTTATGTACACCTATGATGAGTACAAGAAAGGATACCTTGACCAGGCTTCTGGCAGTGCTGTCATTGATCTCATGGAGAATGACCAAGTATGGCTCCAACTGCCCAACTCAGAATCTAATGGTCTCTACTCCTCTGACTATGTTCACTCTTCTTTCTCAGGTTTCCTGTTTGCTCACATCTAA